Proteins from a genomic interval of Pecten maximus chromosome 13, xPecMax1.1, whole genome shotgun sequence:
- the LOC117340470 gene encoding putative uncharacterized protein DDB_G0285119, with amino-acid sequence MLRTWAFHHHQQQLGPSTIINNKTGLQPSTTTRTFNHQQQHGSSTINNNTGLQPSTTTRAFNHQQQLGPSTINNNTGLQPSTTTQAFNHQQQLGPSTINNNTGLQPLTTTRASNHQQQHGPSTINNNTGLQPSTTRAFNHQQQHGPSTINNNSGLQPSTTTRAFHHQQQHGPSTINNNTGLPPSTTTRAFHHQQQHGPSTINNNTGLQPSTTTRAFNHQQQHGSSTINNNTGLQPSTTTRVFNHQQQLGPSTINNNTGLQPSTTTWAFNHQQQHGPSTINNNTGLQPSTTTRAFNHQQQHGPSTINNNMGLPPSTTTRAFNHQQQLGPSTINNNTGLQPSTTTRAFHHQQQHGPSTINNNSGIQPSTTTWDFNHHQQQHGPSTINKTYITFSDRTQQQYHFS; translated from the coding sequence ATGTTAAGAACTTGGGCCTTCCACCATCATCAACAACAACTTGGGCCTTCCACCATCATCAACAACAAGACAGGCCTTCaaccatcaacaacaacacgGACCTTCaaccatcaacaacaacacgGGTCTTCaaccatcaacaacaacacgGGCCTTCaaccatcaacaacaacacgGGCCTTCAACCATCAACAACAACTCGGGCCTTCaaccatcaacaacaacacgGGCCTTCaaccatcaacaacaacacaggcCTTCAACCATCAACAACAACTCGGGCCTTCaaccatcaacaacaacacgGGCCTTCAACCATTAACAACAACACGGGCATCCaaccatcaacaacaacacgGGCCTTCaaccatcaacaacaacacgGGCCTTCAACCATCAACAACACGGGCCTTCaaccatcaacaacaacacgGGCCTTCAACCATCAACAACAACTCGGGCCTTCaaccatcaacaacaacacgGGCCTTCcaccatcaacaacaacacgGGCCTTCaaccatcaacaacaacacgGGCCTTCcaccatcaacaacaacacgGGCCTTCcaccatcaacaacaacacgGGCCTTCcaccatcaacaacaacacgGGCCTTCaaccatcaacaacaacacgGGCCTTCaaccatcaacaacaacacgGGTCTTCcaccatcaacaacaacacgGGCCTTCaaccatcaacaacaacacgGGTCTTCAACCATCAACAACAACTCGGGCCTTCaaccatcaacaacaacacgGGCCTTCAACCATCAACAACAACATGGGCCTTCaaccatcaacaacaacacgGGCCTTCaaccatcaacaacaacacgGGTCTTCAACCATCAACAACAACTCGGGCCTTCaaccatcaacaacaacacgGGCCTTCAACCATCAACAATAACATGGGCCTTCcaccatcaacaacaacacgGGCCTTCAACCATCAACAACAACTCGGGCCTTCaaccatcaacaacaacacgGGCCTTCaaccatcaacaacaacacgGGCCTTCcaccatcaacaacaacacgGGCCTTCAACCATCAACAACAACTCGGGCATTCAACCATCAACAACAACTTGGGACTTCAAccatcatcaacaacaacacggGCCTTCCACCATCAACAAGACTTATATAACATTTAGTGACCGTACACAGCAGCAATATCACTTCAGCTAG